GCTTTGATACCGAGTGAGGTAGGGAGTCCCCCTTCCACATCTGCCGTGCGTCTCTACTGCAAGTCTCGCTCGTTCCCGCCTGTTGGCACCTCGATCTTCGAAGATCGGTTGATCCCATTTGACCTGCCCCCCGAAAACTGGTCCACCAGCGATGAGAGTCCGCTCGGCTAAGATGCCTGCCGGGAGGGCGGCGCATGAAGCGCAAGCGGTTCAGCGAGGAGCAGATCATCGGCGTGTTGAAAGAGGCGGCGGCGGGCGCCAAGACGTTGGACCTGTGCCGGCGGCACGGCCTCAGCGAGCAGACGTTCTATCGGTGGAAGGCCAAATACGGCGGGCTCGAGATCGCCGAAGTGCGGCGCCTGCGCCAGCTCGAGGATGAAAACGGCCGCCTGAAGCGCTTGGTGGCGGACCTCACCCTCGATAACCAGGCACTCAAGGGGCTCCTCGCAAAAAACTTCTGACGCCTGCGGCGCAGCGCAACGCGGTGCAGGCGGCGAGGACCGAGTACGGGCTGAGCGAGCGGCGGAGCTGCGCGTTGGTGGGTCTGCGGCGCTCCACGTGTCGGTACACGCCGCGGCGGGATCCCGCCCGGGCGCTGCGCGCGCGACTGCACGCCCTGGCGGCGCAGCGGCGGCGGTTCGGCTATCGGCGGCTCACGGTGCTGTTGCGACGCGAAGGACTGCGCGTCAACCACAAACGCGTCTATCGGCTCTATCGCGCCGAGGGCTTGGCGGTCCGCCGGCGGAAGCGCAAGCGCTGCGCGCGGGTGGTGCCGGCGCCGCTCGTGCCGGCCACGCGGATCAATCAGCGCTGGGCGATGGATTTCATGAAGGACCAGTTGACGACGGGGCGCGCGTTTGGCGTGTTCAACCTCCTCGACGAGTTCAGCCGCAAGGCGTTGGCGAGCGAAATCGACACCTCGCTGCCGGGCGCCCGTGTCGTGC
This Candidatus Methylomirabilota bacterium DNA region includes the following protein-coding sequences:
- a CDS encoding IS3 family transposase (programmed frameshift), translating into MKRKRFSEEQIIGVLKEAAAGAKTLDLCRRHGLSEQTFYRWKAKYGGLEIAEVRRLRQLEDENGRLKRLVADLTLDNQALKGLLGKKLLTPAAQRNAVQAARTEYGLSERRSCALVGLRRSTCRYTPRRDPARALRARLHALAAQRRRFGYRRLTVLLRREGLRVNHKRVYRLYRAEGLAVRRRKRKRCARVVPAPLVPATRINQRWAMDFMKDQLTTGRAFGVFNLLDEFSRKALASEIDTSLPGARVVQALERVADTRGTPAELVVDNGPEFIGKALDAWAWARSVRLHFIDPGKPVQNAYIESFNGRFRDECLNESWFTTLADARGTIEAWRLDYNTQRPHSSLGDRTPDEFERFTMNRASEPTLSS